Within Schumannella luteola, the genomic segment CGTGTCGGGATGCCAGCTGCGGCGCAGGTAGTAGAGCAGCCCGAGAGCGAAGGCGCTGAAGCGCGATCGCATCAGCCTCTCGGCCGTCGGCGCCGCCACGACGCCGGCGTGGATCGGGCCGCAGCACTCGGCGTAGAGCCCGGCGCCGCACGGGCAGTCGAGCGGACGCCCGTCGACATCCTCGATCGCCGCATCGTCCGCACTCCGGGGCATCCCTGAATTCACCTGCCGATCATCTCCGATCCGTATGCGGTCAATCCGCGCGACATCCGTGATTTTCCGGGCCGATCCCGCTCCTCGCGCCGCGACGACGCTCCCGACGACCCTCCATGTGCAGGAGTCGAGTTCTTCGCAAGTATTGACACGCCCCCCGAGAGAGGGACACTCTACTTACCACCCGCTAACGATCTCCCCCGACATCGTCATGACGGGTTCTGCACCACCCGATCCACCCCGAAGATCCCGCATCGGACGCTCCGCGGTTCTCGCCCAAGAACCCCCCGAACGCGATAGCTCGAACGACCGCGCGATCCGTCGCGCGGCCTGCCCGCCACGACGGCTCGGCAGGGTCGAGAAATCCCGACGGTCTGCACTCCCGAACCCGACGCCTCTCGCATCCGCTGATCCGCCAGCACGACGACACGGCCCGCCCCGACTCGTCTGCTCTGGAAAGTCGCCCCCACCTTTCTGGATCGGATCCCGATGCATCCCCGCCCCCTCGGCGCGCTCGCGCGTCCCGTCGCATCCGCGACACGCTGCGCCGACCGCGCCGCCGCCGCGCACCGCGGCGACCGGGTCGGGCGCACGGCCGGCATCCGCGTGGCGACGCACGGCGATCGACGGACTGGACCCGTCACCGGGGATGTGCGCTCATGACCGCGCACGACCCCACCGCCTCGGGCGTCGGCGTCACCGGCGTCGCTGGCCCCTCCTCATCCCTTCTTTCGAGCGTCGCGTCACGGCTGACGTCGCCGCTCGCGAGCGACCCGGACTGGGTGCGTCGGCTGCGGCGCCGCATCTCGATCACGGACACGCTCATCGTGACCTCGGCGGTGATCACCGGCTCTTGGGCGAGCCGCATCGCTGAGCCGGGCCGGCCGGCAGCGACCCAGTACGTGGAGTGGAGCCTCCTCGTGCTGATCGCCGTCGGCTGGCTCGGATTGCTCTCCCTGGCGCACACCCGCGACAGCCGCACGGTCGGCGTCGGCACCGCCGAGTACCGCCGCGTGGTCACCGCGAGCGTCGGATCGTTCGCCGCCTACGCGACGCTGCTCGCGCTGGTCGACCACGGCGACACCCTCCCGGTCGGCGTCGGCGTCTTCGCCGGCGGCACGACCGCGCTGCTCATCGGACGGTGGGCGTGGCGCACCTGGCTCGGCGGGCAGCGCGCCGCCGGGCGCTACCTCTCGACGGCGATCGTCGTCGGCCCGCGACGCGAGGCCGAGCACGTGATCGCCCAGATCGAGAGCCGCCGCAGTGCGGGCTATCGCGTGATCGGCGCGGCCATCCCCCGGGCCAAGCGCCGACACCTCGAGGTGGCGGGCGAGCGCATCACCCTCGTCGCCGACCTCGAGACGGTAGCCGATGCCGCGGCCCGCCTCGGTGTGGATGCCGTCATCGTCGCCGGCATCCCCACCGGGGATCGGAAGTACATCCGCCAGCTCAGCTGGGACCTCGAAGGCACCGTCACCGAGCTCGTGCTCGCGTCGGCGCTGACCGACGTCGCCGGCCCGCGCATCCACGTCAGCCCGGTCGAGGGACTCCCCCTCATGCACGTCGACCTGCCGCAGTTCCGCGGTGCGCGGCACGTGCTCAAGCGCGCGCTCGACATCGTGCTCGCCGGCGGCGGCGTGATCGCGCTCGCGCCGCTGCTCGGCATCATCGCGCTCGCGGTGCGCCTCGACAGTCCCGGCCCCGTGCTGTTCCGGCAGGAGCGCGTCGGGCTCGGCGGAACCCGCTTCCCGATGCTGAAGTTCCGGTCGATGGTCGTGGATGCCGAGACGCGCCTCGCCGCACTGCAGCAGACCTCCGACGGCAACGGCGTGCTGTTCAAGATGCGCGCCGACCCGCGGGTGACGCGCATCGGCCGCATCCTGCGCCGCTGCTCGCTCGACGAACTGCCGCAGCTGTTCGACATCCTCGCCGGCCACATGAGCCTCGTCGGTCCTCGACCGCCGCTGCCGGCCGAGGTCGAGGGCTACGAGACGCACGTGCAGCGCCGCCTCTTCATCAAGCCGGGACTGACCGGGATGTGGCAGGTCAACGGCCGCTCCGATCTCGACTGGGACGAGAGCGTGCGCCTCGACCTGTACTACGTCGAGAACTGGTCGATCACGGGCGACCTGCTCATCCTCTGGCGCACCGTCAAGGTCGTCGTGCGCGGAACGGGGGCTTACTGATGCGAGTCGGCTACGCAGCCGGGGGCTTCGACCTCTTCCACGTCGGGCACCTCAACATCCTCAAGCACGCCCGCAGCCAGTGCGACCGGCTCATCGCCGGGGTCGTCAGCGACGAGAAGCTTCTGCAGACCAAGGGCATCACCCCGGTCATCCCCCTCGCCGAGCGGCTCGAGATCGTCAGCAGCATGCGCTACGTCGACGAGGCCGTCGTCGAAGACGGCAGCAAGCTCGACATGTGGCACGACCTGCGCTTCGACCTGTTCTTCAAGGGCGACGACTGGCGCGGCACCGAGAAGGGGCGCCAGGTCGAGGCCGAGATGGGCGCCGTCGGCGTCGAGGTCGTCTACTTCCCCTACACGATGTCGACCTCGAGCACCTCGCTGCGGCGGGCGCTCGACGACATCGCCCTCCTCGCCCGCGGTAGCCGACCCCAGGACGCCGGCGATCCGGAGCACCTCACCCCCCAGGGCGCGGTCTCATGAGGTGCCCTGCACAGAACTCCGGACGCACGCCCCACCGCGTCCGCTCCCACGTCGTCGTGGGGGTGTCGGTCCTCGGCGTCGTAGCAGGCGTGAGCGCTCACGTCTCGGGGCAGGCGCCGCCCGGACCCACCCTCACGGCGGCTTCCCGCAATCGGAACCCAGCCGAGCCGGGTCGCACAGCTCTCGTGTGATCCGACAGCGGGAACGGGGTCGCGGCGCCGGGGACAGCGCCGCGACCCCGTACCGAGTGCGCCGAGCGCGCCGGCGTTCAGTCCGGCAGCGATCAGTCCGGCAGCAATCAGTCCGGCGGCGATCAGTCGTGCGCGGCCGCGACCGGCTTCGGGAACGCCTCGCGGAAGCGATCGCTCGTGAGGATGTCGCCCACGCCGATCAGCAGCAGGCTGAACAGGATCTGCTCGAACACCATCCACAGCGGGTAGAGCCCCGGGATCGCTGCGATCACGAGCGTGACGATCGGGAAGACGCGACTGAACAGCCGCAGCCGCGAGTAGGCCCAGTACCAGCCCAGCCACGCGCGCCAGGCGAAGTAGAGCAGCGTCGCCGTGATCGCGAGCACGGCGATCGAGCGGAACCAGACCGCCGGCGGCTCGACGACGCCGTTCCCGGCCAGCGCGATCGCGACGACGAGCGCCGCCGCGCCGATCACGACCTCGCCGGTGAGGATCCAGAAGATCCCCGCGAAGCCGCGACGCAGCCGCGCATCCCCCTCGAAGTCCGGGTGGATGCGCCGGGCCGCCAGCCGTCCGCCGCCGACCCGGTCGAGTCGCCGCCAGACCGGCTCAGCCGGCGCCAGCAGCCGGCTCGCCGCATCCACGAAGCGCAGCATCGCGCGGATCACGCTCAGGACTCCGTGCGGGCGACTACGAGCGCTTGCGCTTCTCGCGCACGCGCATGTTGACCTGGATCGGCGTGCCCTCGAAGCCGTAGACCTCGCGCAGACGACGCGTGATGAAGCGCCGGTAGCCGGGGTCGAGGAAGCCGCTCGTGAACAGCACGAAGGTCGGCGGACGGGTCGAGGCCTGCGTGCCGAACAGGATGCGCGGCTGCTTTCCGCTGCGCACCGGGTGCGGGTGCTCGGCGGCGAGCTCGGCGAGCAGCGCGTTGAACTTGCCCGTCGGGATGCGCGTGTCCCACGACTCGAGCGCGACGTTGAGCGCCGGCACGAGCTTCTCGAGGTGACGGCCGGTGCGGGCCGAGATGTTGACGCGCGGGGCCCAGGCGACGTGGGCGAGGTCCTGCTCGATCTCGCGCTCGAGGTAACGGCGGCGGTCGTCGTCGAGCAGGTCCCACTTGTTGTAGGCGAGCACGAGCGCGCGGCCCGATTCGAGCACCAGGTCGATGATGCGCAGGTCCTGCACCGAGATCGGCTCGGTCACGTCGAGCACGACGATCGCGACCTCGGCCTTCTCGAGCGCGGCGGAGGTGCGCAGCGAGGCGTAGAAGTCGGCGCCCTGCTGCAGGTGCACGCGCTTGCGGATGCCGGCGGTGTCGACGAAGCGCCAGATGGTGCCGCCGAGCTCGATCTGCTCGTCGACGGGGTCGCGGGTCGTGCCGGCGAGCTCGTTCACGACGACGCGCTCCTCGCCCGCGGCCTTGTTGAGCAGCGAGCTCTTGCCGACGTTCGGGCGGCCGAGGATGGCGACGCGGCGGGGTCCGCCGATCTCCTCCTTGGCGACGGCCGAGATCTCGGGCAGCACGGTCATGACGTGGTCGAGCAGGTCGTAGACGCCACGGCCGTGCAGGGCCGAGACGGGCCAGGGCTCGCCGAGGCCGAGGCCCCAGAGCACGGCCGCCTCGGGGTCGCGGATGGCGTCGTCGGCCTTGTTGGCGACGAGGATGACGGGCTTGTTCGCGGCGCGCAGCATCCGCACGACGTGCTCGTCGGTCGCGGTGGCGCCGACGTTGACGTCGACGACGAAGAGCACGGCGTCAGCCAGGTCGACCGCGACCTCGGCCTGCGCGGCCACGGAGGCGTTGATGCCCTGCGCGTCGGGCTCCCAGCCGCCGGTGTCGACGAGCGTGAAGCGGCGGCCGAGCCACTCGGCCTTGTAGGAGACGCGGTCGCGGGTGACGCCGGGCACATCCTCGACGACGGCCTCGCGGCGGCCGAGGATGCGGTTCACGAGCGCCGACTTGCCGACGTTCGGGCGGCCGACGATGGCCAGCACGGGCAGCGCCGGCAGGTAGTAGATGCCCTC encodes:
- a CDS encoding adenylyltransferase/cytidyltransferase family protein, translating into MRVGYAAGGFDLFHVGHLNILKHARSQCDRLIAGVVSDEKLLQTKGITPVIPLAERLEIVSSMRYVDEAVVEDGSKLDMWHDLRFDLFFKGDDWRGTEKGRQVEAEMGAVGVEVVYFPYTMSTSSTSLRRALDDIALLARGSRPQDAGDPEHLTPQGAVS
- the der gene encoding ribosome biogenesis GTPase Der, which codes for MSARDDNTSTGPTGAGGSGDEPEFDDSLVGDDGVDYAERLDALDDVEAEQRAASLRAGLDDFDLDDEDLELLQASAEGPEGIYYLPALPVLAIVGRPNVGKSALVNRILGRREAVVEDVPGVTRDRVSYKAEWLGRRFTLVDTGGWEPDAQGINASVAAQAEVAVDLADAVLFVVDVNVGATATDEHVVRMLRAANKPVILVANKADDAIRDPEAAVLWGLGLGEPWPVSALHGRGVYDLLDHVMTVLPEISAVAKEEIGGPRRVAILGRPNVGKSSLLNKAAGEERVVVNELAGTTRDPVDEQIELGGTIWRFVDTAGIRKRVHLQQGADFYASLRTSAALEKAEVAIVVLDVTEPISVQDLRIIDLVLESGRALVLAYNKWDLLDDDRRRYLEREIEQDLAHVAWAPRVNISARTGRHLEKLVPALNVALESWDTRIPTGKFNALLAELAAEHPHPVRSGKQPRILFGTQASTRPPTFVLFTSGFLDPGYRRFITRRLREVYGFEGTPIQVNMRVREKRKRS
- a CDS encoding YchJ family protein produces the protein MPRSADDAAIEDVDGRPLDCPCGAGLYAECCGPIHAGVVAAPTAERLMRSRFSAFALGLLYYLRRSWHPDTRPASLDLDDGIVWRRLQIVDTRAGGVDDVEGEVEFRASLRGPDGVGLMHERSRFARVDGLWVYVDGDQLD
- a CDS encoding sugar transferase; this translates as MTAHDPTASGVGVTGVAGPSSSLLSSVASRLTSPLASDPDWVRRLRRRISITDTLIVTSAVITGSWASRIAEPGRPAATQYVEWSLLVLIAVGWLGLLSLAHTRDSRTVGVGTAEYRRVVTASVGSFAAYATLLALVDHGDTLPVGVGVFAGGTTALLIGRWAWRTWLGGQRAAGRYLSTAIVVGPRREAEHVIAQIESRRSAGYRVIGAAIPRAKRRHLEVAGERITLVADLETVADAAARLGVDAVIVAGIPTGDRKYIRQLSWDLEGTVTELVLASALTDVAGPRIHVSPVEGLPLMHVDLPQFRGARHVLKRALDIVLAGGGVIALAPLLGIIALAVRLDSPGPVLFRQERVGLGGTRFPMLKFRSMVVDAETRLAALQQTSDGNGVLFKMRADPRVTRIGRILRRCSLDELPQLFDILAGHMSLVGPRPPLPAEVEGYETHVQRRLFIKPGLTGMWQVNGRSDLDWDESVRLDLYYVENWSITGDLLILWRTVKVVVRGTGAY